The sequence CCGTGGGCAAGGGGCTAGCCTTTGAAGGGACCGAAGGCTTGCGGCTAAAAGATTTTACCGACGGACTTTCGAATACGATTATGCTCGTTGAGGCAGCTCCTGCCAAAGCAGTCCCTTGGACCAAACCCGAGGACTGGTCGCCCGACGATAATAATCCGATGAAAGATTTGGGGGGCCTATTTGCGGGAAATATCGTCAACATCGGATTCGCAGATTGCCATGTGGATGGCATTTCAAAAGACATCGACGCAGCTGTTTTTAAAGCCCTGCTAACCCGCAGCGGTGGCGAAAAAATTCCTCAATGAAGAGGTCGAGGTTAGCGCTAAGGGCAGTTTTTTAACTAGGTTAGCTTACTTCACCGCCGGGTCGGAAATACTGACCTGCACCATGTAGCGTTCATACGGAGTCGAATTGCGCACAATGGCCGCAGGGCGCACGACTAGCGTGCTAGTGGGCGCGCCGTTCCAACGGATTTCGTAACGCACCACGCCGGGATCGCTGGCGGCGAATTGTTTGAAGTCATAACGATCAACCAGGAGCGCCATTAATCGCTGCGGATCGCCGGTAGTACCGGTGAACGTAATTTTGGCGCACTTCTGCGAAGCATTGAAGTAATACGTGAGCGAACCAGCTAAGTCATCCACGCGCATGCCGCTGATCAGCGCCACGCGCATGCCTTGCAAATTTTCCGCCATCGATCCGGCAGGCATTGGCAGACCCGACGAAACTCGCGGCCAATGCGACAGCACCCATTGGGGTGAAATATCCCAACGAAAGGCTTCGGGTAAATCGACCAGGGGTAATTGCTCGGCTTGCGGATTCACGCCCGCCCCCAGCGGAATGCCGTCAGGCGTAACCGCGGGAAGTTGCGGTATGGCGGAGTAACTTGGGTTCGAACCGGTGGCCGAGACGGGCTTAAATGCGCCCGTATTTTCCGGCGTGTTGGCGCTTGGGCCGCCGAATACGCTTGCTTTTAGCTTCGACCAATTGCTGGCCGCATACGGCACACCGACGGCCGCGCCCAGCACTGCCACCGTCAAAAATAAGCGACGGAACATGGCCGCCTCGAAAAATATCAACTTCACTGGAAATGAACCGACCCGTATCCTGGCATCGTCAAAGCGAGCCAGCGAACGTAAACAGAGAACGCGCGGTGTTGCCATCCGCATGGCGCGCAGAGTTTGCGCGGCAGGAAAGATCACTACGATTAGCGCACTTGGCAGCAAAGAAAAGGAATGGCTAAGCTGCTAGCGGACAGAGGTTGCTGCAGGCCACCTAGGTCGTGTATTGAGCCATGTCGATTTT is a genomic window of Pirellulales bacterium containing:
- a CDS encoding DUF6690 family protein; translated protein: MFRRLFLTVAVLGAAVGVPYAASNWSKLKASVFGGPSANTPENTGAFKPVSATGSNPSYSAIPQLPAVTPDGIPLGAGVNPQAEQLPLVDLPEAFRWDISPQWVLSHWPRVSSGLPMPAGSMAENLQGMRVALISGMRVDDLAGSLTYYFNASQKCAKITFTGTTGDPQRLMALLVDRYDFKQFAASDPGVVRYEIRWNGAPTSTLVVRPAAIVRNSTPYERYMVQVSISDPAVK